In Zingiber officinale cultivar Zhangliang chromosome 8B, Zo_v1.1, whole genome shotgun sequence, a single genomic region encodes these proteins:
- the LOC122014272 gene encoding probable disease resistance protein At4g27220, giving the protein MVVPCFSNSCGGMESEIGNVIVKYFWNKLKTHVCYFIYSKEKFEKLKEHFDILKAIRDDTQQKMEAAERNNEVISDEVNLWLNNVLELEGKFNNIENNFNRMVRDEKCYMPSLVPRYKVGREATKKRAEALELLDRKNFQAFSHTLDPSTLNYPSNKDFVSFGATKEAMRKVIDALNDDKVNLIGIYGMGGVGKTVLMEEIGRKMKEAETFDVVIDVVVSQNPNIAQIQRCIADALGMRESSNKMLATRLEKEKKVLIMLDDVWARLELVTEVGIPYQEHKGCKVMLTSRKAETCNVMETDVSVEVATLSEEDSWQLFRMRAGQVAESDGIEPVARKVAQECCGLPLAIAVVGRALRSYKDASAWEDALSQLKQSVPGNMEEVEEKLFKPLELSYQNLKTAELKQLFLYCCLFREDYDISEDEITRYAVGENLLSNLSTLENVRGRVHFLLQKLKLSCLVLDSKKAGCVKLHDVVRDVAVYIGFKDNNHFLVKAGLGLIDWPKYENLADCKRISLSNNFLQEIPEKPNCPKLILLLLNINPITSVPDNFFENMVSLNVLDLSNTDITSLPSSLICLKGLGTLRLDRCKQLNDINVVGELKTLVILTLQECRGISALPETVYGLVKLKLLDLSNCTLLQIPRNLVPKLTQLEELYLRGYNVTEALLVEVASLKKLVRVELYVKYARDFSEQIIPDNAYKALRHFIIYNEPDWFSLASKNQRDFFVKQASQSMISWGKPFLKRAEALRLDSCQWNFTDLIPLESMSCFANLQSLLIVNCHQIQCLLRSTDDTPSNAFGELMKLTLLDMENLEQICPGQLPAHSLKKLRTLELRRCRNIVDILPQDLLQRVHPSLVELLLEGCPGPDVLLNFEGLGHDSVIFPKLQMIRLSQISDVISFCTGVVPPGSLHNLTTFEVVNCKKLLNLFSQILEATHSRLLPSETFKKLKQLQIMGCPCLKHVFLPSIANELQSLERLEIKNNDFLETIITDEEGCDLKKGAFPMLKQLLFIKLPSLRYFFEGEPAKTLDWPSLEYIHLSDCLNLARLPIGHESAQKLKKVHVVRLDDVNWFKTLIWEDNITKSRFDIIQSINEVK; this is encoded by the exons ATGGTTGTTCCTTGTTTCAGTAACTCTTGTGGAGGAATGGAATCAGAAATTGGGAATGTGATTGTGAAGTACTTTTGGAACAAATTAAAGACCCACGTATGTTATTTTATATATTCCAAAGAAAAATTTGAGAAACTCAAAGAACATTTCGATATTTTAAAGGCCATCAGGGATGACACACAACAAAAAATGGAGGCAGCTGAAAGGAACAATGAAGTTATCAGTGATGAAGTTAATTTGTGGCTAAATAATGTGCTTGAACTGGAGGGGAAATTTAATAATATCGAGAACAACTTCAACAGGATGGTAAGGGATGAGAAATGTTACATGCCTAGTTTGGTGCCTCGTTATAAGGTCGGAAGGGAGGCTACCAAGAAAAGGGCTGAAGCATTAGAACTACTAGATCGAAAGAACTTCCAAGCTTTTTCTCATACTCTTGATCCATCAACTCTTAATTATCCATCGAACAAAGACTTTGTGAGCTTTGGCGCCACCAAAGAGGCAATGCGAAAGGTTATTGATGCACTGAATGATGATAAAGTGAATTTGATTGGAATATATGGCATGGGTGGTGTAGGCAAAACTGTATTGATGGAAGAAATAGgcagaaagatgaaggaagcagaAACATTTGATGTGGTAATAGATGTGGTTGTGTCACAGAATCCAAACATAGCTCAGATCCAACGCTGCATTGCTGATGCGCTGGGCATGCGTGAATCCTCAAATAAGATGTTGGCCACTAGgttggagaaggagaagaaagtttTGATAATGCTAGATGATGTTTGGGCAAGGCTGGAGCTAGTTACGGAAGTTGGGATTCCATACCAAGAACACAAGGGTTGTAAAGTGATGCTCACCTCCCGCAAAGCTGAAACATGCAATGTAATGGAAACTGATGTCTCAGTGGAAGTTGCCACCTTGTCTGAAGAAGATTCATGGCAACTTTTCAGAATGAGGGCGGGGCAAGTTGCTGAGTCTGATGGCATAGAACCGGTTGCAAGAAAGGTAGCACAAGAATGTTGTGGTTTGCCGCTGGCAATTGCTGTAGTGGGAAGAGCGTTACGATCTTACAAGGATGCCAGTGCTTGGGAAGATGCCTTATCCCAACTCAAGCAATCCGTTCCTGGAAACATGGAAGAGGTAGAGGAAAAATTGTTCAAACCACTAGAGCTAAGTTATCAAAATCTGAAGACTGCTGAACTAAAACAGTTGTTTCTCTACTGCTGTTTGTTCCGCGAGGACTATGATATCAGTGAGGATGAAATAACTCGATATGCAGTGGGAGAGAATTTATTGAGTAATCTCTCCACTTTAGAGAATGTACGTGGCAGAGTGCATTTTTTGCTCCAGAAACTGAAACTTTCATGTTTAGTGCTTGATAGTAAGAAAGCCGGGTGTGTGAAGCTTCATGATGTGGTGCGAGATGTAGCTGTATATATTGGCTTCAAGGACAACAACCATTTTCTTGTTAAAGCTGGACTTGGCCTTATAGATTGGCCGAAGTATGAGAACTTGGCAGATTGCAAGAGAATTTCACTCTCGAATAATTTCTTGCAAGAAATTCCTGAAAAACCAAATTGCCCCAAACTAATTCTGTTGTTGCTGAATATTAACCCAATTACTAGTGTGCCAGACAATTTCTTTGAAAACATGGTCTCACTAAATGTTCTCGATTTAAGTAATACAGACATTACTTCTTTACCTTCCTCATTGATATGCTTAAAAGGTCTAGGAACTCTCCGTTTAGATAGATGTAAACAGCTGAACGATATAAATGTTGTCGGGGAACTAAAGACACTCGTAATACTTACCTTGCAGGAATGTAGAGGTATTAGTGCGTTACCGGAAACAGTATATGGTCTGGTTAAGCTAAAGCTTTTGGACTTGTCGAATTGCACATTGCTGCAGATACCCAGAAATTTGGTACCAAAGTTAACTCAACTCGAAGAACTTTACTTGAGAGGCTACAATGTGACTGAAGCACTACTAGTTGAGGTTGCATCTTTGAAAAAGTTGGTCAGGGTTGAGTTGTATGTCAAGTATGCCCGAGATTTTTCTGAACAAATTATTCCTGACAATGCTTACAAAGCCTTGCGCCACTTCATTATATATAATGAGCCAGATTGGTTTTCACTGGCTTCTAAAAACCAGAGAGACTTTTTTGTAAAACAAGCAAGTCAGTCGATGATCAGTTGGGGTAAGCCTTTTCTCAAGAGAGCCGAAGCATTGAGGCTTGATAGTTGCCAATGGAATTTCACAGATCTGATACCCTTAGAGAGCATGTCTTGCTTTGCCAATCTGCAGTCTTTGCTCATTGTGAACTGCCATCAAATCCAATGTCTTCTACGGTCAACTGATGATACTCCATCGAATGCATTTGGTGAGCTCATGAAGCTAACCCTTTTGGACATGGAGAATCTGGAACAGATTTGTCCTGGCCAGCTTCCTGCTCATTCACTCAAAAAATTAAGAACACTTGAATTAAGAAGGTGCAGAAACATTGTTGACATTTTGCCACAAGACTTGCTTCAGAGAGTGCATCCAAGTCTAGTAGAGCTTCTTCTTGAAGGATGTCCCGGGCCAGATGTACTGCTAAATTTCGAAGGGCTTGGGCATGATTCTGTTATCTTTCCGAAATTGCAAATGATACGACTATCTCAGATATCGGATGTTATCAGTTTCTGCACTGGAGTTGTTCCTCCTGGAAGCTTGCATAACCTCACTACTTTTGAAGTTGTTAATTGTAAAAAGTTATTGAATCTGTTCTCCCAGATATTGGAGGCAACTCATTCACGACTACTACCATCTGAAACTTTTAAGAAACTGAAGCAACTACAGATAATGGGATGCCCATGCCTCAAACATGTTTTCTTGCCAAGCATTGCAAATGAGCTTCAAAGCCTAGAAAGACTGGAGATAAAAAATAACGACTTCCTCGAGACTATCATCACCGACGAAGAAGGCTGTGATTTGAAGAAGGGGGCTTTCCCCATGCTCAAACAACTGTTGTTCATCAAATTGCCTAGTCTAAGATATTTCTTCGAAGGAGAACCGGCAAAAACCTTGGATTGGCCGTCATTGGAGTACATCCACCTCAGTGACTGTTTGAACCTAGCAAGACTGCCCATTGGACATGAGAGTGCACAGAAGCTGAAGAAGGTGCACGTTGTAAGACTTGACGATGTCAACTGGTTCAAAACATTGATATGGGAAGACAATATAACCAAGTCACGCTTTGACATCAT TCAATCTATCAATGAAGTCAAGTAG